ATTTTGTAATTAAAATCTTTACCAAAATTACCAGTAAAAAGTTTTTGACTCTTTTGTTTTGAATAAGCTAATGAATAAAAAGCTGCAAGAAAATCGGTAAGATTTTCAATATTATTTTTATTGTCTTGCTGTGCAAAATCAGTTGCACTGAGTTGTTTTGCATGTAATTCAATCTGTTTTACAAAATATTCAGGACTAAAAGATGAATTTGTTTTCATCAAATTAAGAGTATTTTTAAGCTCGTTATTAATATAAAAACTATTTTCAAGATGGTCATTAGACTTTAAAAAATCATAGTTAAATGAAAAAAGTCAAACTTTGGGCTCACCAGTTTCTTCAGTTGCTTGACCCCGTGGTTGTTTTGTAGGCTTAATTTTAATGTCGCTTAATTTTTTAAATAATTCATTAATATCAAAATTTTCTGGCCAGTTTGTACCAGCTTCTATTAATCCAAAATGTTTAAAATAATCAAACCAATATTTTGCGACAAAACTAATGTCTTGTTTTGATAAAAATGACAAAAATTGTGAAATTTTCTCGTCACTATTGAAATAATTAGAAGAAATTGATGTTATACCTTTAGAGGCTGCATCATCGACATTTGAGTTTTTAATTAAATCTTCAACAGTTGGCAAATTATAACTATTAACCATTGATTTTAATTGGGTTTCGTCAAATCTAAAACCATAATAACGGGAATTTTGAAGAACTTTTTTTAATTTATCGAAATTATTTGACTGAATTAGTGCTAATAATTCTTCTTTTGGAATTCCTTTTTGATTAGCTTTTGCAACAGTTTCCTGGACTTTTGGCTCAATAGACAAACTACCTTTGTTAACTGAAGCTGCAAAATCAGGGTCATTTTGAGCTAATATATCAAAATTTTTAATACTTTGAGAAAATTTTTTTGTAGCAACAATTTTATCATTTCTTTTATCTTTAATAACAATATCACCGTTAATTTGGGCAACAACGTTGTTATCTTTAAAATCTAGATTAACTTGTTCAGAATCTAGTTTTATTTGAACATCTAAAAATTTTGAAATTTGGTTAAAATTTAAATTTGCTAGTTTATTTTCGAATCTAATTTTTGATATTAGTGGTGTTTTTACAGTTTTTTCAATAAGTGAATTAAGAAAATCGGCACGCTTTTCTTTGGTTGCAAAAATTTCATTATTATAATAATTTAGAAAATCTCACCCTGTAATTAAAGTTGAATTATTTTGACTAAAATTATTTATTGGAAAATAATCACTGTCAGAAAATTCACTTAAAACAATATCATCGCTAATTGAATTATCAAGGAAAGAATCACTTAAATTGAGTTGAGTAGTAAGGAAAAATTTGGAATTCTTGTTGATATCAGCGGCAATTTCCTTTGAAAAATCAGAAGAAAACTGGGCAACAAAGGTCAATTTATAAACCCCAGGAGTTGCTGTTTTTACTAAATATCGATCAGTTATAATTTGATCTTTTACCAAATTTATATCATAGCGAGGTTTTTGAATACCACTTTCAGATTCAAAGTAAAAGCTTTTATTGCTAAAAATTTCTGAAATTGTTTCATCAAGGTTAAAATATTTGTTAATAATTTCTCTAGCTTCAGTGTCATTTTTTGCGCTATTAACTTCTTTTTGGAAATCTTCAACTGAAATTAGCTTTGTTAATTCTTTTTTAAAAGAAAAATTAACCTCGCTATTTGTATAAGGTCTTAATTTCTTGAGCTGGTCTTCTGAGTAAGTTGAAAAATTAGAAAGTGAATAATCTGGAACATAATTATAGGCAACTTTTTGTTTAAATAAGTCAGAAGTTGCTGTTTTATTGTCGTCTAATTTTTGCAAAACTCGCCAGTAAACCTCAAATGTTTGCTCATTATCATCAGGTTTGATATCAAAAATTTCCAATTTGAAAGGTTTTCAATTATGATCGGTTGAAAAATTAACGGGAATGCTAGAGTTGTTAGTCTGGTAAAAATCAAAAAAATCTGTTAAATCAATGTCAGTTTTTTTGGTGTTATCGTCGTTCAAAAGTTTCTTTTTTAGATCTAAATAGTCTGAATTAGCATTTAAATATTTGTCCTTTATACTAATAAAAGAAATTGATTTTGCTTGGTTTTGCACATCAATTCGCGGGTTTTTTAGTTCTAAATTTGCAAAAATGAGTAGCGGAGTGGCAATAATTACTCCACCAGCAATAGTACTTAGCCCTAAAAGAAAAATATTTTTTTTAGTTAGTAGTTTTTTAGTGATTGTACTTTTCGTCACTTTTCCTCCTATGTGTTCTGTAAAAAATTTTAACAAAAAAAACAAAAAAAGGAAACAAATCCCTTAAATTAGCTAATAAACAAACATTTTTGTGATAAAACTTGTTTTTAAATTCTTAAAATATTCTGCTTTTTGTTCATAAGCAGCAATTAGTGAGTCGAAAGTTTCAAAAAGTTGCCAAATTTTCTCTTGCTCGACAGTATCAGCGACTTTTATAAAATATTTTTCAATTTCATTAAGACGAAAAATATGTCTAACAGATTTGTTTGTACTTTTTAGCATCAATTTTTTAAAAATTTCGGTTTTAAATCAAATTAAAAAATAATCAGAATTATAATCTTTTTTAAGTTTAAAAACTTCATACATCGGACTAATTAATCCAGGCAAAAAATTTTTATATAAAGCTAGCGAACCGACTTGAATTCTTGAAGGATTAAATGCAAAAGAATTTTTTGCTATTATTTGTGAGTTGTCTTTATTTGCAAAAATTGCTTTTCCACCTTTTTTAAAAAGTTGTTTTTGGCTTACAAATCCAAGTTTATTTGAAACTGAATAACTTATAAGTTTTAAATTATTTGAGTTTTTGTTTTTATAAGTTTGAAAAAGATCACTAATTTGCTCAGTTTTTCAAGGTTGATTAAAGCCCTTAAATCTAATTAAAGGAAAATCTGAACTTATATCAGTAAACATTTTTTTTGTTAGATTATTTTTAAGATCTTTTAAAAGGTGAATTTTTTCCTCAAGTTTGTTTGCTAAGTTTTCAAAAGTCTCAAAAAGTTGAGAAATTTTTTGTTGCTCGCTAAGATCAGGGGTGAATTTTAACTCAATTTGAGCCATATCGATAATTTTTAGTGAAGGAATAATACCATTTGTGACATTTTTTTTCGTTTGCAATCCAATAGCAATAGCAAAAAATTCGTTTTCAGGATATTTTTTTGAAGTTACTATTCCACAAGAACCTGTTGCAAAAAATTTGACTTTTCGAAAATTAACAGATCCAGCATTTACACCGGCGGTGGTCCAAGTTATTACATTTTCAGCCAAAAACTCGTTATAATAGCCTAAAATCCCCTGATTTTCTGTTTGCGATGAGTAAACCGGGTAGATGTAGCTGCTCTCTCTCTCTCTCTCTCTCTCTCTCTCTCTACAGGTTTAGTTTTTATTTGGTTTTTGGTTAGTGATTGGCCTCGGGAAATCTCAAATAAATTTTTAACTTGATCACTAATTCAAACTGAATTGAAGTCTTTGAATTTAACTAGCGGTATATTTGGCTTTTTATTCATTAATTAGTCCTTTAAATATTCTAAATTATAATAAAAAATGCACCTTTAAATAGTAAAAGCAGGATTTTTTTATATTTAAAAGTTTTTTAGAGTTTAAATTATGATGAAAACTCTAAAGAGGGTTTAACACTTATTTCTCGCAAGGTAAATTTACCTCCTGAGTTTTCCGGTTTGTGAGATAATCTTAAAAAAGGTCGGATTTTGGGCACTTTTTAAACTAAAAAAGCAAAATTATAAAATATTTAAACTACCTTTTTTAGCTAAAACACTGACAAAAATCATAAAAAAACATAACTACTATTTAAACTCAATGCAAATAGAAAACTCGTTTTTATTCACACTGAGCCTAAAAAAATATATGAAGTTTTGAAAGAACAATAAATAAAAGCCCTAAATTTGAAGATTTCTAAACGGTTAAATTTAAGGCATTCCATCATATTTAAAAATATAATGGATAATTCGCATTTTCTGATTTTTTTATGGCAAAAACATAATTAATTCCCCCTTAATTCAATATCAAAATTTATTAATTTATTCTTAAGTGAAATTCATTATAACATAATTTTATTTTAGACCAAGCATTTTTTTTTTTTTTTGCAAAAGGTTAGATTTGAAATAATAGAAATTAAGATTTTAGCTCAAAAAACACGGATTTACCGGTATTTATCCGTGTTTATATTCACTAAAAAGTGAAGTTTTACCGTCAAACTGGGAAACTTAAGATAATAAAAAATCCACCTTTAAATAGTGAAAGTTGGATTTTTTTATATTTAAAATTTTTAGTAGTCTAAATTATGATGATGAGGATTTAACACTTATTTCACGCAAGGCAAATTTACCTTGTGATGCTTGTTTTTGTCTTGGATCTTTAGTTTTTTCTTGATAGAAATTAATTAGATCTTGTTTAATTTGTTCTGAATCTACAACAATTTTGCTAAAAGGATAAGTATTATTTACTGCTTCAACAAAAGCTTTAAGTTGTTCTTTGGCATCTTCGTTTGGAGTTCCACTTATATTAAATGTAACATTTTGCTGATTTTGCCCAGCTTGGTCACGAAAATAAATTCGCCCAGAAGGACTGTCATAACGTTCAGAAATTCCACTTAATTTGTCAGTATATTTTGAGCCTTCAAAATCGGAAACATTAGCTGAAAAAGTTGGACCTGAATTAGTGCTAGATCCAGAATTAGTATCAGCGGCAAAATAAATATCAGTAAATCTTAGCTTTTTAAAGCCTTCATAGTCTTGAGATGCATATTTATCTTCTTTTCAGTTTTTAATGTTATCATTAAAAATTTGGTCAACTTCATCAAATTTAAGGTTTTTAATTGTTTTAATATTTGTTTCAGAAAAATCTAGTTTTGGAGGATAGCCACCTTTACCACCATGGCGACCTTGAAATGGACGTTGGTAAATTTTGGAGCCAAAAGCTAATTTTAAACCTTCGGTGATTTTCTGTTCACTATCTCCTTTATCTCAACGGAGTGTGTCAAATAAAATTGATCCAGGAATTTGCTCATCAGGTGTGTTTTTGTGAAAATCAGCGGCGTTATTATAATCAAAACTAATAAAATCAACATCAGCAACGGCATTTGGATTAATTGCTCAGTTATCAGCGATTGCTTTTTCGTTAGAATAGAGTTCTAATTCTTTAAGTTTTTTGCCCCGAAGTGCTGACAGGCCATTTATTGCTTTTTGGTCATCTAAAAATAAAGTTAGTTTTTGGACATTATTTGGTAAGGCTTGCAAAATTTTGTCAATATTTTGGTTTTTATTTTTTGTGCCGACATTTTTAAGAACAACAGCATCAATTTTGTTGCCAACATTTGATTTTAAAAATTCCTGGAATTTTTCAAAAGCATTTTTATCATTTGCATCAATTGAAACAGCAATAATTTGGGATTTTACAGCTTTATGTTTATTTTGGGCGTTTTGAGTATATTGGTAAACTTTTATTGAGCCAGAACCTGAACCGGCAACTTTGTCAATTTCAGTTTTTCATTCACTGTTAGAAGAAATATCGGCTTTGTCTCAACCTTCATAGTTTTGATTAGCAATTCCGTGTGGATTACGTTGAACTCAACCTTCATTACTTAAAAGACGATTTTGGTTCCGTTGACGATAAAGTCCATTTTTTCCTGTTATTGGGTTGTCATCAGGATTTACAAAAACTCAACCGTGATGATCATTAGTATCAACAGTCATTCCGCGCTCGATTAATTTGTATTGAACATCAGTAAATTTTGGACCTTCTATTGCTTGTTGTTTTAAAAATTTTAAGTAATTATCTTCTCTAGTTTTGTAATTATTTGCTACTCAAATTTGGTATCTTAGACTTTCTTCAAATACTTTTTTTTGTTCGTCGGTGCCATTAGGGTAATAACGTTTAAATTCATGTTTTAACTGGCGCTCTAGTTCGGCAATTTCAGCTACTCGTGCGGCAATATTTGCCTCAGTTCTTCGTGTTGAAGCAGCAAGACCTAAACGCCAGTTGGCTTTTGCTCGCTCAACTGCTCCGGGTGAAACATTAACTGATTGAGATTGTCTTGGCGAAGTTTGGATTCTTTGGGTAGTGGTTGCTGTGCTATGAACTGGCGAACTTGCAGTTCTTGAAACACTTGGAGCTGGAATTGGGACGGTTGACTCAACTCGACTAACTATTCTTCTTGTTATTTTTGGAGCAGGTTGAGGCTTAGGAGTGGCAATAGCAATTTTTTTAACTTGTTTTGGAATTTCAACTTTTGGCGGGATTTTTTCAACTTTTTGTGGTTGGACCACTTGGGCATCTGATTCAATTTTTTTAGGTTCTGGTTTTTGGACTGGTGTAAATTTAGAATTTGTAACTGGCGAATTAAAAGCAGTGTCATTTGGTATATTTTTAAGAATTATTGATGGTGCTTCTGGTGAATAAGCAACCAAAGGAGATTCTCAGTTAAAATTATTTACTACTTCATTTAATGCAAAGGAAAAGCTAACGGCAATAGCGCTTGCTGCTGCTCCTATTAGATATTTTTTGCGCTTTGAGACATAAAAAATTTGCATTTTAACCTCCTAAAACAAAAAAACAAAATTAGGCAAATTTTGAATTTAAATTTTAGCTAATTTTGTTTTTAGATAGATTTAGAAATTATTATAAATGATTTTTTAAAAAAAACAAAATTTTTTGTCCAAAAAATTTTTAACGATTTTTAGGAAGTTTTAGCCTCAATCGGTAACCCTTGCTGAGTTTCCCAGTTTGATGAGATAATCTTAAAAAAATTTCCAGTTTTACGGCATTTTTAACTAAAAAAGCAAAATTATAAAATATTTAAACTAGCTTTTTTAGTTAAAACACTGACAAAAATCACAAAAAAATACAACTACTATTTAAACTCAATGCAAATAGAAAACTCGTTTTTATTTGCAGCGAGCCTAAAAAAATATATGAAGTTTTGAAAGAGCCATAATTAAAAGCCATAAATTTGTAGATTTCTAAACGGTCAAATTTAAGGCATTCCATTATATTTAAAAACATAATGGATAATTCGCACTATCAGTGCGCATTAGACAAAAAACATAACTAATTCCTCCCTAATTCAATATCAAAATTTATTAATTCATTCTTAGTGACTCTATTATAACAGAAATTTTTTTTAGACCAAGCATTTTTTTTTTTTTTTTTTACAAAGGGCTGATTTTAAAATAATAAAAGTTAAGGTTGTAGCTTAAAAGTACGGATTTACCGGTATTTTTGCATACCTATATTCGATAAAAGTGAATTTTTACCCTCAAACTGCCAAACTCAGGAATATTCTAAATTATAATAAAAAATCCAGCTTTTACTATTTAAAGCTGGATTTTTGTATATTTAAAAATTTTTAAGGATTTTTAGGATACTTTAGTTTCAACAGGTATTCCTTCAATTGAGCTACCAAGTTGGGAAGCCAAAGAAGAATCAACTTGAATTTTACTGAAAGCATCAGTTCGCTTTGCAGCTTTTAGGAAATGTTCTAAGTCAGTTTTGGCACTTGGAGAAAAAGTTCCTTTAAGAACTAAAGTTGCACCCTGAACTTGTTTTCCGTCTTTGTCCTTAATGAAAATATTTGAAAACAAAGGCCCAAAATTCAATCTTTTTTGGAATTGACCATCAAATTTATCAAGCTCAACAGTGTAAGTTTTTGGTCCTGAAGTAGAACTATTAGCGTCGATTCCAAAGGAAATGTCGCGGAATTTTAAGAAAAAGTTAGCTTTTTCTGGTTGACCAGTGTCAGTTTCTCATGTTGAAATTTGACGATTAAATTCATTGTTAGCCTCGTCAAATTTAATATCTTTAAAAGTTTTTATATCGGTTTTAGAAAAATCAAGGTTAGGTGGATAGCCCCCACGGCCTCCAAAAACTCCTTGGAATACTCGCTGATTAATTTTTGATCCAAAAGCAATTTTTAGTCCTTCATTAATTTTTTCAGTACTTCCTAGATCTTTTGTTCAACTAAGCGTATCAAAACGAATTGAACCAGGTAGTTTTGCGCTAGGATTATAAAGATTTATACTTGCTTTATCCACAAAGTCTCATTTAATAAAGTCAACATTTTTAAGACCATTAGGATTGATAGCTCAAGTTCCGGTTTCTTTTTGAGTATTTGAATAAAGTGATAATTCAGTAAGTTTATGATTTTCTAATTTTGAAAGAGCCTCAAGTCCTTTGTTGTCTTCAACAAAAAGACGCAAGGAAGTAATTGATTTAGGCAGTTTTGAGATAATTTGTTCAATTGTTGAGGTATAGTCGCCTTTAACATTTTGAAGTACAACTTCTTTTAAATCACTATGAGATTTAGCTAAAGTTTCAAGAATGCTTTCAAATTTTGACAGAGCAGTTGGATCTGAAGAGTCTAAATAAAGGGATTTGAATTGTCTAATACTATTATCTCCAGCGGTATTACCGGCGTCTTTCTTGTATTGGATTAAGCGAATAGCATTGGTACCATTAGGAATACCCGCTGTTTGTAGAGCTGAAGTAAAACTTGAATCATTTACATGTGAGCTAGGATTATTTAGTCCGCCAGATCAACCTGGACGAGATAGGCTACTTAAAACTGTTGAGTCTTGATTTGGCCACCGGCTATTATAAGGCGCAATTCCTCTTGCATTATTAGCTATAATTGCTTTTTCGACATGATTAT
The sequence above is a segment of the Mesomycoplasma ovipneumoniae genome. Coding sequences within it:
- a CDS encoding putative immunoglobulin-blocking virulence protein, which produces MQIFYVSKRKKYLIGAAASAIAVSFSFALNEVVNNFNWESPLVAYSPEAPSIILKNIPNDTAFNSPVTNSKFTPVQKPEPKKIESDAQVVQPQKVEKIPPKVEIPKQVKKIAIATPKPQPAPKITRRIVSRVESTVPIPAPSVSRTASSPVHSTATTTQRIQTSPRQSQSVNVSPGAVERAKANWRLGLAASTRRTEANIAARVAEIAELERQLKHEFKRYYPNGTDEQKKVFEESLRYQIWVANNYKTREDNYLKFLKQQAIEGPKFTDVQYKLIERGMTVDTNDHHGWVFVNPDDNPITGKNGLYRQRNQNRLLSNEGWVQRNPHGIANQNYEGWDKADISSNSEWKTEIDKVAGSGSGSIKVYQYTQNAQNKHKAVKSQIIAVSIDANDKNAFEKFQEFLKSNVGNKIDAVVLKNVGTKNKNQNIDKILQALPNNVQKLTLFLDDQKAINGLSALRGKKLKELELYSNEKAIADNWAINPNAVADVDFISFDYNNAADFHKNTPDEQIPGSILFDTLRWDKGDSEQKITEGLKLAFGSKIYQRPFQGRHGGKGGYPPKLDFSETNIKTIKNLKFDEVDQIFNDNIKNWKEDKYASQDYEGFKKLRFTDIYFAADTNSGSSTNSGPTFSANVSDFEGSKYTDKLSGISERYDSPSGRIYFRDQAGQNQQNVTFNISGTPNEDAKEQLKAFVEAVNNTYPFSKIVVDSEQIKQDLINFYQEKTKDPRQKQASQGKFALREISVKSSSS
- a CDS encoding P97 family adhesin codes for the protein MTKSTITKKLLTKKNIFLLGLSTIAGGVIIATPLLIFANLELKNPRIDVQNQAKSISFISIKDKYLNANSDYLDLKKKLLNDDNTKKTDIDLTDFFDFYQTNNSSIPVNFSTDHNWKPFKLEIFDIKPDDNEQTFEVYWRVLQKLDDNKTATSDLFKQKVAYNYVPDYSLSNFSTYSEDQLKKLRPYTNSEVNFSFKKELTKLISVEDFQKEVNSAKNDTEAREIINKYFNLDETISEIFSNKSFYFESESGIQKPRYDINLVKDQIITDRYLVKTATPGVYKLTFVAQFSSDFSKEIAADINKNSKFFLTTQLNLSDSFLDNSISDDIVLSEFSDSDYFPINNFSQNNSTLITGWDFLNYYNNEIFATKEKRADFLNSLIEKTVKTPLISKIRFENKLANLNFNQISKFLDVQIKLDSEQVNLDFKDNNVVAQINGDIVIKDKRNDKIVATKKFSQSIKNFDILAQNDPDFAASVNKGSLSIEPKVQETVAKANQKGIPKEELLALIQSNNFDKLKKVLQNSRYYGFRFDETQLKSMVNSYNLPTVEDLIKNSNVDDAASKGITSISSNYFNSDEKISQFLSFLSKQDISFVAKYWFDYFKHFGLIEAGTNWPENFDINELFKKLSDIKIKPTKQPRGQATEETGEPKVWLFSFNYDFLKSNDHLENSFYINNELKNTLNLMKTNSSFSPEYFVKQIELHAKQLSATDFAQQDNKNNIENLTDFLAAFYSLAYSKQKSQKLFTGNFGKDFNYKIQFSLEPNLTNVDTLEKTDAEKLKVKYWYNIGSVDKNGDLVSVIYQTKKSEIELKINSENKLLSDEVDKLDEIASTFSPSSQIVFLTKEDFDDFKNRINLAVSKSDENKPVSVDKEVEKLPFSSYLTFEHKDLDLGFYAIKKAKSTQTQGTTDTTTQTTTDTDISGVIEKITNLTSPVQHNLFLYLYDKKSPQNFSSQPIRVIIMEHTSSLFLK
- a CDS encoding restriction endonuclease subunit S, which gives rise to MYPVYSSQTENQGILGYYNEFLAENVITWTTAGVNAGSVNFRKVKFFATGSCGIVTSKKYPENEFFAIAIGLQTKKNVTNGIIPSLKIIDMAQIELKFTPDLSEQQKISQLFETFENLANKLEEKIHLLKDLKNNLTKKMFTDISSDFPLIRFKGFNQPWKTEQISDLFQTYKNKNSNNLKLISYSVSNKLGFVSQKQLFKKGGKAIFANKDNSQIIAKNSFAFNPSRIQVGSLALYKNFLPGLISPMYEVFKLKKDYNSDYFLIWFKTEIFKKLMLKSTNKSVRHIFRLNEIEKYFIKVADTVEQEKIWQLFETFDSLIAAYEQKAEYFKNLKTSFITKMFVY
- a CDS encoding putative immunoglobulin-blocking virulence protein, yielding MIANNARGIAPYNSRWPNQDSTVLSSLSRPGWSGGLNNPSSHVNDSSFTSALQTAGIPNGTNAIRLIQYKKDAGNTAGDNSIRQFKSLYLDSSDPTALSKFESILETLAKSHSDLKEVVLQNVKGDYTSTIEQIISKLPKSITSLRLFVEDNKGLEALSKLENHKLTELSLYSNTQKETGTWAINPNGLKNVDFIKWDFVDKASINLYNPSAKLPGSIRFDTLSWTKDLGSTEKINEGLKIAFGSKINQRVFQGVFGGRGGYPPNLDFSKTDIKTFKDIKFDEANNEFNRQISTWETDTGQPEKANFFLKFRDISFGIDANSSTSGPKTYTVELDKFDGQFQKRLNFGPLFSNIFIKDKDGKQVQGATLVLKGTFSPSAKTDLEHFLKAAKRTDAFSKIQVDSSLASQLGSSIEGIPVETKVS